cagatactttaagacttttaatcaagtaatattctaaaaggagactttaacttctaccaaagtcattttctggtaagatacttgtacttttactcagctttcaagtactttatacaagactgctaGTAAGCCATGgaagtgtgacagtgagccactATGCACAGggccctgaaactgaagcagctaaatggaattcaggcATCATTAATGAATTGTATTATTTACATCTGTGCTTTTCCACTCTGACAATTCATGTTGGAAACATCAATCGTCAAGACACTCAAACTACCAACTCCTCTGAGGCAGGCCAAGCTTACTGTCTGTCAGGTTGTCAGAGTCATGTGTTTATCTCTTTATTGTTGAAAAATACACAGAAATTAGATAATCCGTAACGTACATATATGTTATTAAAATGAATACGAAataagaaatttaaaaaagatcaacaaaaataatataagtttttgtaatgttgtaatttcttttgaaAGTTATGGTTATGACGTACATAGCGTGTTAAGACTGCATATTGCAACGCTGATCCTGAGTCCGAATCCTAATCTTTAAAACTACAAAGCTGGAGCAAGCGAGTAGCTGTGACATCTGACTCTGGATCGGTGCATAAGAGGCCACGTAACCACGGTGGAAGCCTCGCGGTATTTAGGCTACCCAGAATCCCTCGGTCTTCCTTTCTGCCTGAACCGACATGGTGGGTGCATAGTCGTTTCTTCTGGAGAATTACTATAGTTGTTGTATCTGTCTGCATCCCTATATGTATGCTTATTCTAAAAGTGTAGAATGTACCTATGCTTTCTGTGAAccctgtctgtttatataatgtCGATATTGCGCGTCGATATTTTGCTGTATTTGGGTAAAACTTGTTTAAGTTGAGCCTTGTGTAGCCGGTACGAGTAGCACCGTGACTCCTTGTCAGAAGCTAAAGCTAACGATGGGGAACACGCTTGGTCTCAGAAACACGTTCGCCCTAATTTTTTGGATTTTCCGCATGAATGTGGACTACCTGTACCTAAACTGTTAACAGTTTTTATATTGCAACTAATGGAAGTACAACTGAACGGTAACGTGATGTATTGGGATACAAGTATCCGGATGGTGCACCCGGTAGTGTTGAGTAAATGGGCCCAAGCATAGCCAGTGTTGGCTTAAccttaaattcaattcaatttgttTGTTGGGAACGTTACTGTTGGCAGCCATAGCTTAGATCTACTCTACATGTTTAGTGACTTTGGTAGCTTGTAGTTAATGTGAGAATGTCCTGGTTTGTGAATTATAAGGCTTCAGcagtggtaacgttagcagcttGACGTTAGCATTTAACTCTGGTTGTATGACATGCTAACAGTGTAAGGTTAGAATGATCGACATGGGGATTTGGTTAGTTGTATTCCCTGCACTGCTTAGATGCTTTACTTCTAGTGCTTGCTTTTATGGCATTGACAACTAACTGATCTAAAGACTAGCATATGCTTATAGTATGTAATTTGGAAACTGGTTTGGACGAGGCTGGATGCTGAGCAATGGATGCTAAAGCCCATGCATGCTGGTAATCACAATCGTCAACCAAGAGCCGAAATCTACCTTATTTGGACAaagaattaaaaatgtaatggccTCTACAATTATGCTGTGTGCCTTACCTGGACAGCTGTAGGATTAAAATACAAACTTGGCTAGGCTTTAAACTTTGGGTCAAAGTAGTTATTTAGTCTGTACCTTAGTCAGAAACGTTAATTGCCAAGTTGGGTTTCACGTAAATGAATTTTTGAACATTTATAGTATACATTGTTGATACAACCATTGGCCTTGATGCAGTGATGACTTTTAATTTCTTCAACTGAAACTAGCCATGATGCTTTTTGAGCTTTTTAACCCTGAGCATTGGCCAAAATGCACTATGaattgttttcacatttaaatAACGTTAATTTATGAACACATCCTAACTGTTTTTTTGTTCCTGACAGCCTAAGGGAAAGAAGGCTAAGGGGAAGAAGGTGGCACCTGCCCCTTCTGTGGCCAAGAAACATGAGGCCAAAAAAGTAGTCAACCCCCTGTTCGAAAAGAGGCCAAAGAACTTTGGCATCGGTAAGTAGCCTTAGGTTGCATTTTGAGAGAACTAGGGACTGTAACAGTGCAGATGATGTAAACGAATATTTGCTATCTTATCCATACTGAAGACAACTTTTATCACCAAGATCGCTGATGCACATAAAATTTAAACCTTAAAAGACTTTGCCATAGTTTGGTTTTCAGATACTAAATATGTATCGTCTTTTCACACAGGCCAGGATATTCAGCCAAAGCGTGATTTGACACGCTTTGTGAAATGGCCTCGTTATGTCCGCCTGCAGAGGCAGCGCTCCATCCTCTACAAGCGTCTGAAGGTTCCTCCTGCAATCAACCAGTTCACCCAGGCTCTGGACCGCCAGACCGGTAAGTTTCACTTTTGTGATGGAAGCTGTAGTATTTTAAGGCTTTTTGGGTCCTTGATAGTTTAATTGTGGCTTTGCATATGATGTGAACGAATATTTGCTATCTGAATAACTGATGACATTCCACCAAGATCACTGATGCAATTACTTGAAAAATTGTCCACTGTTTGTTCTACAGCTGTCATGCTGTAGAACAAACCATACTTGGAGCAACTGTTGGGTTGGTTGAATTCAAATATGTAATGTCTGCTTTCTCCTCAGCAACACAGCTGTTCAAGCTGGCCCACAAGTACAGGCCAGAGACCAAGCAGGAGAAGAAGCAGAGGCTGCTGGCCCGTGCTGAGCAGAAGGCAGCTGGAAAGGGAGATACACCTACCAAGAGGCCTCCTGTCCTCCGTGCAGGTGAGATACAAGAACAAAGTGTAAATGAAGTGCTGTAGAAAGTGTTATTGATGGGTAACATGTTAGTCAGGCTGTGTTGAACAtccagtgttttttgttttttttgtcgatGTTAAAGTGTGACCCATCTTGTGAAGTCTTATCTAATTTGGTCTtgatgcagtgatgtttgaattTCTTCACCTGAAACTTACTTTGATGCTTTTAGCTTTTTAACCCTGAGCATTGGCCAAAATAATAATAGAGATATTTTCAGGGGGTGTTCTCGGTAGAATATCATTTCCTTTCCTTATACCATTCTCTACAGGTGTGAACACTGTCACCTCTCTGGTGGAAAGCAAGAAGGCCCAGCTTGTTATCATTGCCCACGATGTGGATCCAATTGAGGTAAGCGTGTCGCAGCAGTAGAACTTCCAATATTGGGTACTAGAAAGTGGTCACTGGCAATGATGTATGAATTTCTTCACCTGAATCCTCTATGTGGATCAAAACTTACGAGCTTTTTAATTCTGAGCAAAGACCACAAACCAAGAATACATGTTTAGACTACATTTATTGTGGACATGTCAGTTCTTGGGTcagattcaacatttttttcccaCTAGGATTACCTAAATTTTGCTTTTTGTCTCCTTTGCTTTTGTAGCTTGTCGTCTTCTTGCCAGCCTTGTGCCGCAAGATGGGCGTCCCATACTGCATCGTCAAGGGCAAGGCTAGACTGGGCAGACTGGTGCATAGAAAGACATGCACTTCAGTTGCCTTCACACAGACTAACCCGTAAGTATGCACATAAACTGAGCTGTTTAgttattgttttattacagtATGACCTGTCTGACTTGGCCTtgatgcagtgatgtttgaattTCTTCACCTGAAACTTACCTTGATGCTTTTTGAGCTTTTTAACCCTGAGCATTGgccaaaatatttatttttagtaaAGGTTACTTAACATCTATAGGGCGTTATCTgcagcagtggttcccaataaTAATCGTTAACTGTCTTGGTGTTACAGATTTTATATTCTCTGCAAAAAGTTTTATTAAATTCTCAAGGACAGTGTAATGTTGAGTGTGTGCTGCTAGGTTAATCAGGATGCTATAATCAAATGTTTACATTGTCTGTCAGAACACTAAAGTTAAGAGGACAAGTGTGAAATTCTAATTGTTTAAAACCAATGAATATGCATAAAACTACATTTATCTACATATTTTTAAAGTCAACATGATTATTGAATCAGTAACCCCTTGTAGCTCCATCTCAAAATAGTGTCAGCACTGTATTAACTAGATTCGTTCTTTCTTAGTGAGGATAAAGGTGCACTTGCCAAGCTTGTGGAAGCCATCAAGACCAACTACAACGACAGATATGAGGAGGTGAGCATTCATTTGACTTTACTATATGAAGTGTACCCAGTCCAAAATTGCATGTTATCAGAGACCCATTTGCACCATTTAAATTCTTTCTAAACTTGTTTTTCAGATCCGTCGTCACTGGGGAGGTGGTATCATGGGTCCCAAATCAACAGCCCGCATCACAAAGCTGGAGAAGGCAAAGGCCAAGGAACTGGCAACCAAGCTTGGTTAAATTGTttggaataaaaaatgtatgtcctaaaatgactttttgttatttttacagCTAAATATAGTATAATGGAAGCGTCATACAAGTGTAGATTAATTTACAGCACAGTAATGTCTCGGAAATGTATATAGTTtggctgtcaaaataaatcaatacaggatttttttttttttcttcctgcagTTTGGGATGGAAAGTAAATATTTGCagatagggttgggtactgaattcaatacttttaggCAGGGACCAAATTGCTTCctaaagtattgaaaaatgcctcggCATTCAATACCTTAGGAGTAAATCTCAGCTGTAGTTAATAAGCATGCAGTATGCTTCTACCAGATCTAAAAAATGCTGATAGTCATAGAAGCAGGCAGGATAAACTATTAAGCACAGAGACAGGGCTTgcatagtaggagctgaaatataaataaaaacttaTGCCGTAATGTAAtttcttttataaaattggtgtcacggtattggtaccggtattgactttttttaactATACCTAGCCCTTATTGCAGGGGTTTTGAAGGGGGTTCCTTTGCAGTGGGTGATGCAATTGATCAGACTAAACTGGCATCAGTTGACTGggttttaaacatttgaaaggCATTTAAAATTTCATAAGTGTTTAATTTTGGCATAGTAAATATAAACCATTTCCTCAGAACTGAAAATCTGAGATGGTACATCCAGTTGGTGCACTGCAAGATGTCAATGCAGCTCATCTCTGGTCACGTTAACCAACTTAAATATACTccgcaaaaaaaagaaacgtcctgtcactttcaactgcttttatattttaggCAAACTTAACATATGGAAATATTTGTATGAACATTAAAGATTTAACAACTAAGacaaactgaattattttgactaacaatgtgtccctgaacaaaggggCGGGgtgtcaaaatcaaaagtagccctcagtatctggtgtggcatccagctgcattaagtactgcagtgcatctcatgtactgcaccagactggccagttcttGCGGTTGTTTTTGCCATCCTGTACATATCCCGCAGGTGTGATGTACCAATCCTATACAGGTGTTACACGTGGTCTGCCACTGCGAGGAtgatcagctgtgcttcctatcattaattgtttatggttcattgaacaagcatggaaaacattgtttaaaccctttacaatgaagatctctaaagttattttgatttttacaaaagtatctttaaaatacagtgcCCTGAAAAAGGGACGttgctttttttgctgagtttataTTGGTTCATTCTGTGTACAAATCTTACTCTATTTTACAGTGTCATCAATTTAAGGAAAACTAGTTGGCAACATGTAACGTTAAAAGACAAAAGAATGCAAGAGCtaaattaatttatatttattctcATGTTTTAGAATAATCCAcaactatttacatatttgtcAGTGAATCTTTGCATCAGGATGGAACTGATAAAGCACAAATCAAATACAGCAGCAGTTTGCTTTGCAATGTTCACTGCATAATCCTATCACAATTTAATCTTCTTGATGAACTTTGCATACCACATGTAGGAGGTTGCTGCACACAAGCCATACCTGAAAGAAACAAagtgtttgaaaaaaagtcagtaaataTAAGTGGGTTATTTTTAGAGGCAGGAATTTCTTTTCTCCACCAACCATGTAATTATGTACTGCATGTGTTCGTTCCTTAGTGTGACTCTGGTCTGTCCACCTATTGGTCCACCAGGAATTGTGCTCTCTGTGTGATACAAGACATTTTCATTACTTGTGCTACACAATTATCTTTATTTAAGCAAGCAGGTTTAACCATTATTTTCTGCACACCTGTAGAATAATTATTACCAAGCGTATGAGCAAATTGTGTAATTAATCTGATATTCACTATGACGAAAGAGCATAATGGACttaatggttcatgagaacttACCGAAGTCTGCATCGATGAAGATGGGCTCAGCTCCAGTGACACTGCCCATGGCCTCCAGGTCACGGTAATGCCAACGGTTTCTCTCCACATCGTTGTTCGGTACAAAGGGTTTGCGGGTCTCTGTCAGCCTAACTACCCCGACCACCTCCACTTCATCCTCCACCTGCACAGGAGCATTACAATTTGTTAGATAAGTCTGAAAAGACAGCAAAGGAGTACAAATGTAAGAATGACTGAGGGAAGCTTATGGTGAAGCTGTTTCCTGTAATATAAATTGTGATAATGGTTTTGTGAGGTTGGTTAAAGCTGGGATGTTACATAGAAATCCCAGCACCACTAAAATGAGTACTATAAATAAGTGACAAACAagatatttaaacatgtttgCAGTTGTGTCCACAAAAAGCTTGTCCACAGGAAGGGTGTTAAGGGAAAACTCAAGTTAAATTCTGATTACAAGTTTTAGGGAGTACTTCTGTTGCTCCAGAGGGAACTTCATGAAATCTGACAAACAGTCaggtgatgtcacttgagtcagcatcAGTTCGGTCTGAAGACTACAtgtttgaaaatgaagaaaaatatggggtcagaaaaaaaagtgagctTACCAGGCCTCTCTAGCCCGCTCCTCATTACTGCTAAGGCTACATTAGCCACTACTAGCATAACCAAACTATCTGTGATCAAAATGCATTCTGGTTCTCTTTTGCTGCATCAATTTGGGgtctttcttgtttttttaactccATCGTGAGTCTGACAATGCTACAGGAGTGCAATGTTAAAACAGTAGAATActcttttggaaaaaaaaggtcCTCATCTGCCACAACATCTGAAATACTAACCTGTCCCTTCACCCTGGTGTCTGGTCTTATCTTCTGCCTTGGGACGTATCCTCTGTTCACCAGGATTGTGATGCTGCAAGAGAATGTAGCAAAGGTCACTGAGTGTTGGATGTAAGGCGacttaactaactaactaactaactaactgcaGGGTTAACCCAGAGCAACGGGGTTTTATCTGTTGTCTTACCCGAGGTCGGTACAGTGGAATGGAGTGATAACATTTGCGCCGGTCTCTCCACTTGAAGACAGCCTGCCCGCCTCTCTGGCCTCTTTCTCTGGGTCGACTGGTGAGCGGGGCAGAATGTACAGCTCCTGGGAGTGGTCGTACTGTCCACGCACTTTGACCCTTCTGTACTCAAGGCTGTTCAGCTCATGAGGACTAAGATCCAGAGAGAACAATGACAAGAAAATCTGCACATTAATAGGTAAAATTTATATAGATTTTGGGGAGACAAGGACAAGTAGCAACCTCAGTCGTAAGAGAAGGATTTATTGTTCATTTGTAATGTTATCAAGAAAAAGAACTTTTTTGTTTACAGCTTCACAACTGGAGAGGATTGCATGCTTTTTGTATCAATATAAAGAgaattgaattttaaagctttagtgcataactgttattattaatgaacgtccattacattcaagccattgccaaatgagttgctaaaaagctaattaagactatcagctctctgtatttctcagtttggctgtgttcagaagattgtatTGGCCGGCAACTTTTGCGCTCAGAaatgagtgaagataattacctcttctgaagagtccatcatgtttttttttaatcctccgtgtctccttggctactagcaactgtgtggaggaggggtggtggGGGTGAAGTGCAATcactgaaggcttgtatcatgtggacgagccgacagtgttgttgtcattacttagaattcctcatgggggcgactatgcactatagctttaaaggttATCTTTAACTGTTTATGTGTTGCTCCAGCATGTGTCCTTTAATATTTCCACATATaaggaaatatatatatatatttctatttctaAAATCTGCCTCACAAAGCAGGAGGGGatacagtgtgtgtctgtgattaaTAGTAAATGTATCTAACGTGTACTTACTCAATAGGAAGAGGAATGGGTTCTGCAGTAGTGAGTCTTTTCAGCTCACTAATCAGCTGCAGTTTCCACTGACGTCGTTTCACCTTAACAGAAACAAAAGTAACTGAGTCCacccaacaacaacacacacatatatatatatatatatatatatatatatatatatatatatatatatatatatatatatatatatatatatatatatatgtatatatatatatatgtatatatatatatatatatatattttttattttttttttttttttttttaaatgtgacacCACAAAGTAAATAAGCTGTACCTGCCATGTACCAAGGCCGAAGGTGGTGGCCGGGATGAGCAGCAGGAACCATTTGAGGAAAGAGTCTTCTCCTTTCTCTGCTCCGGCTGCTGTGGAGCTCGACTGTCGCCCGAAGGTAATAAACTTTCCTGGAAATTCACAACACACAAGACAACACTTTACAAGAGAATTGTATGCACAAATGCCATTTAGTTAGGCCTTAGCCTACATGGCACAGTTTAAACCTGATATTGCTGTACATTTTTCATTGCAGTCTCAGTCTGaaactatatatataaactttataactatataaatacatgtttttttccccatcatTTTCACAAAATTGACCTTAACAATCTAATTATATTGTTAGTCAAataccatatactgtatacagtacatgaacGTTTCCTGATTACAAACCTTtaatttctacttttttttaattaattcgaAGTTTACATTATAACTACTGATGTTCGCAAAATGGTACAAATAAGAGGCTAATCACTAATcatgtattttcatttatttgtcttAAACAAAAATCCACATGATAGTTACTGCGTTTTGTCTACATTAGTATAATTAATTGCTATGGACTAATTGCTTTTaagattcttttcttttctgcccAACTGTCCGGTGTCATCATTATGTTGATCACCTTCTGCACGTTTGAAGAGTGGCAGTCTGGGCAGGAGGAGAGTCCTCTTGATGTAAATGACATGCGTctgcaataacaaaaaaaaatagacagtTCAGAAATCTGCAACCACTGAAAAGTGACATTCACAAGACTCGGTGAAGTTTGGGATGTAAAAACGCAAATATAAAACAAGTAACTTACCTGTTTGTTCAGTGTCGTTATCGCCCTGGTAGAATAAGCCAGCGTGGATTTCAAGAAAGCCATGCTCGGTTAAAACATCAATGAAAAATGGGATAAGAACTGGATGAGACCGACTATATAACAGCTACacaaccttttttattttttacagtcgtTGTACATAACTGATCAGAAGGGGGACTTATTCTGGTGTTACTACTTCCGGGTGACGCCCCGCCCCGGCATGATACCCACGTGTGTGTATAGATGAGAAATGTGTTGATATTCAGTAAGCTCCTGTCTTTGGTCTGTCTGTTTCAGCTGCGTTAAAAGGCGGCAGCTCGGTTCATTTGTCGACATGGATCTCGCCTCCAAGGACTCGTATATTCAAAAGCTCGCTAGTAAAGTGTTATCTCAACGAGACCAGGAGCCACAGAAGAGACCGTTtggtaatgttagctaactGTTTTAGCACTAACAACATATCCTTGACACATTTTTTGCTGTGCTTTAACTGTAAAAATGATATGTAATTTATAGTTTATGTGTTAATGGTTGCTGAAAAGACTAAAACTCAATATTTGTCATCAGCATGTGGCTATTACTGCTGTTGACCAAAGGAGGCGCTACTGTTTAAAAAGCAGCTTTTCCTGATGTAGTAAAGGTATCAGAAATAGGCCAGAGTAATCAATCTACAAAAATCGGTAACAGTTTTTGTAATTAATTTAACATTTGAGTCATTTATTAAACAAATGCCAATTATTCTCAAATTCCAGCGATGTGATGTGATGATTTGctggttttatttttgtaaatgaaATATCTTAAATTTTCTGAAATATTTGGTGAGCACAACTGGAGGCATTGTACTATAGGAAATTGTGACATGTTAAAccattttctggcattttacagacaacacaaaaagTGAATTAATCCTGTGTTGAACATGAATTAATTGCACATTAGTGGAGTTTAAGATGATTtgtttacaaaaagaaaaacaactaaaTTCCAATATTGAAaatgatgtttgtttgactctTATTTATTCTTTCTTGCTTTGTTAAATGCTGTAGGCCATTCAGACCTAAAaagaatatttaaataaaactatcagaGAGTGGAAAATAACAAATTTAAAACTGAACAGCTCATAATTTCTAAACATGCATCATATGAGATCTTACTTTATATTAGGGATCACGGTTGGTCAAGGTTGGCAATGAGTAGATtaattaaaggcatactatgtaactttccCCTCTTCGGTCCCTCTACAAGTTGTCTCATCAACAGATTGATATTAAAGTGATCGTCAGTTGCAGCCATGAGGAAATGGTAAAACAACGTCACCAGTGTGACAATTATAActgcaatataaaaaaaaaaccctgaataaTAAAGGAATTCATTATGTTATATGATTTTATGCTTGAAATTGGTTTGTGTGTGACGTTTTGTAGATCAGAAAGCTACAAGTGTACAGCAAACTTCATCACTTTTGGAGGGGAAGGGTCACCCACAATATCAGCAGTCTTTGGCTTTTGTCTCTAAACAAATAAGACGACTATGAGCTTTTCCCCTTTGGTCACAGAAATTCATCAGATCagcactgacttttttttcttctttctttcaatTTCATGGCGTTGCCTAAGCAC
The Sander lucioperca isolate FBNREF2018 chromosome 14, SLUC_FBN_1.2, whole genome shotgun sequence genome window above contains:
- the LOC116062857 gene encoding surfeit locus protein 1, with the translated sequence MAFLKSTLAYSTRAITTLNKQTHVIYIKRTLLLPRLPLFKRAEGKFITFGRQSSSTAAGAEKGEDSFLKWFLLLIPATTFGLGTWQVKRRQWKLQLISELKRLTTAEPIPLPIDPHELNSLEYRRVKVRGQYDHSQELYILPRSPVDPEKEAREAGRLSSSGETGANVITPFHCTDLGITILVNRGYVPRQKIRPDTRVKGQVEDEVEVVGVVRLTETRKPFVPNNDVERNRWHYRDLEAMGSVTGAEPIFIDADFESTIPGGPIGGQTRVTLRNEHMQYIITWYGLCAATSYMWYAKFIKKIKL
- the rpl7a gene encoding 60S ribosomal protein L7a, which produces QPKGKKAKGKKVAPAPSVAKKHEAKKVVNPLFEKRPKNFGIGQDIQPKRDLTRFVKWPRYVRLQRQRSILYKRLKVPPAINQFTQALDRQTATQLFKLAHKYRPETKQEKKQRLLARAEQKAAGKGDTPTKRPPVLRAGVNTVTSLVESKKAQLVIIAHDVDPIELVVFLPALCRKMGVPYCIVKGKARLGRLVHRKTCTSVAFTQTNPEDKGALAKLVEAIKTNYNDRYEEIRRHWGGGIMGPKSTARITKLEKAKAKELATKLG